One genomic window of Brachionichthys hirsutus isolate HB-005 chromosome 22, CSIRO-AGI_Bhir_v1, whole genome shotgun sequence includes the following:
- the mrps33 gene encoding small ribosomal subunit protein mS33, with translation MAGPSVYAMRMARLSAQIFGEMVRPTDSRSMKVVRMFQEPPLAKRKEVYDWYPQHNVYSAMTQKLRLMGLFRDEHEDFKEEMRRLKKLRGKGKPKKGEGKRASKKK, from the exons ATGGCCGGCCCGTCCGTCTACGCGATGCGCATGGCCAGACTGAGTGCTCAGATCTTCGGCGAGATGGTGCGTCCCACAGACTCCAGATCTATGAAGGTGGTCAGGATGTTCCAGGAGCCCCCCCTGGCCAAGAGGAAGGAGGTGTACGACTGGTACCCGCAGCACAACGTCTACTCTGCCATGACCCAGAAGCTGAGGCTCATGGGACTGTTCAG ggacGAGCACGAAGACTTCAAGGAGGAGATGCGGCGTCTGAAGAAGCTGAGAGGGAAAGGGAAACCGAAGAAAGGAGAAGGGAAGAGAGCCAGCAAGAAGAAGTAA